A DNA window from Ostrea edulis chromosome 5, xbOstEdul1.1, whole genome shotgun sequence contains the following coding sequences:
- the LOC125650913 gene encoding kyphoscoliosis peptidase-like — protein sequence MGCGQTKPAKNESQRKSVTFKEPPVDFIEPDSNTAFFSNPLPVQTSENSLYPPQPPKTKRLEIIPDDAMFHSLDDHALRAPRSADSSVEALSRYLTKPARNHVQKCRVFYRWITNNISQVLLLFLIHFIYDTAALFQGKKKPLDAESVLKLKTSVCIGYANLFSALCRCSEVTVQTIFGYAKGYNYNPEIRFEYGHATSHAWNAVHVDGEWRFVECTWGAGNCDEFKKFHFDYHDHFFFMDPDLFVLTHFPYDLDIKMALTWQLLTEPWSLDKFNSYIKPSMKSIEWGIEFVSHHSSIVFTNAESVIELRSNRTKLAVLHGELIPEKGQNNKPYTYAYKSGSNEYKVIVRPPSVGKFTLRILANIKDEDEAFTLVSYVIKCVSTQGLVRSFPYHWRLWGPSESCKNHGLIYKKGSCPFIMTESGEVEIKLPVEKEIEASCRLSHAENLVRESDDYVMTEINGGFLLARARLPKEGHYKLEIMVRLDDENYKTMLTYLLESKQTLPMIHKLPKCYRAAREFQCLLLEPLTYELPRNTKMRIRLKCPQDLSLVLKKQSIKVERTHEVWDFLSTTPSAGEKFCISGKLQNDYSNTRSTYKGLYEFSII from the exons ATGGGCTGTGGTCAAACCAAGCCGGCAAAGAATGAATCTCAGAGAAAATCTGTTACTTTCAAAGAACCCCCTGTAGATTTCATTGAACCAGATTCAAATACTGCTTTCTTCTCAAACCCGCTACCGGTGCAGACATCAGAAAATAGCTTATACCCTCCACAGCCTCCAAAGACCAAGCGACTGGAGATCATTCCAGACGATGCCATGTTTCATTCTTTAGATGACCATGCATTAAGG GCTCCGAGATCAGCAGATTCATCTGTTGAAGCTTTATCCAGGTACCTGACAAAACCAGCCAGAAACCATGTACAGAAATGTCGAGTCTTTTACAGATGGATTACAAACAACATATCGCAAGTCttacttttattcttaattcattttat ATATGACACGGCAGCATTATTTCAAGGTAAAAAGAAGCCCCTTGATGCTGAGTCAGTTCTTAAACTGAAAACGTCTGTTTGCATAGGTTACGCCAATCTTTTCAGTGCTTTGTGTAG GTGTTCTGAGGTTACAGTGCAAACGATATTCGGATACGCAAAAGGCTATAACTACAACCCAGAAATTCGATTTGAATACGGCCACGCTACAAGTCATGCATGGAACGCAGTACACGTGGACGGAGAATGGCGCTTTGTCGAATGTACCTGGGGAGCGGGCAATTGTGATGAATTTAAGAAGTTCCACTTCGATTACCATGACCATTTTTTCTTCATGGATCCCGATCTTTTTGTTTTAACTCATTTTCCTTATGATCTGGATATCAAAATGGCACTAACATGGCAGCTCCTGACGGAACCCTGGTCACTGGATAAATTCAATTCGTATATAAAACCTTCTATGAAATCCATTGAGTGGGGTATAGAGTTTGTTTCACATCACTCGAGTATTGTATTCACAAATGCTGAATCAGTTATTGAATTAAGAAGTAACCGAACAAAGCTAGCGGTCCTCCACGGAGAGCTTATTCCAGAGAAAGGACAAAACAACAAGCCATATACCTATGCATACAAAAGCGGATCAAATGAATATAAGGTGATCGTTCGACCACCTTCTGTTGGAAAATTTACACTTCGCATCTTGGCTAACATTAAGGACGAGGACGAAGCATTCACACTGGTCTCGTATGTTATCAAATGTGTGAGTACACAGGGACTCGTTCGTTCTTTTCCATACCACTGGAGACTCTGGGGGCCTTCCGAGAGTTGTAAAAATCACGGGCTGATTTATAAAAAGGGATCCTGTCCCTTCATCATGACAGAAAGTGGCGAAGTAGAAATAAAATTACCTGTAGAAAAAGAAATAGAAGCTTCATGCAGACTGAGTCATGCTGAAAATCTTGTAAGAGAAAGTGACGATTACGTCATGACGGAGATTAACGGTGGGTTTTTACTTGCTCGAGCAAGGCTTCCTAAGGAAGGTCATTATAAACTGGAGATCATGGTAAGGTTGGATGATGAAAACTATAAAACGATGTTGACGTACCTCCTTGAATCGAAACAAACGCTTCCGATGATCCACAAACTCCCAAAATGTTACAGAGCAGCCCGGGAGTTCCAGTGTCTTCTGCTTGAACCACTGACGTATGAACTACCAAGAAACACAAAGATGCGCATAAGATTAAAATGTCCACAAGATTTGAGTCTAGTACTCAAGAAACAAAGTATTAAAGTGGAAAGGACTCACGAGGTTTGGGACTTCCTTTCTACTACCCCTAGTGCTGGTGaaaaattttgcatttcagGAAAACTACAAAATGATTATAGTAATACTCGGTCAACATACAAAGGGTtatatgaattttctataatataa